The genome window gtgacatttaaatgagCTGTCACCAAGAGAGATGAGGAGTGGGatggaaagagggaggagaagagcaTTTGCGGGATAAAGCCAGGGCCTGTCAGGAGGTGGTAAATAAGGTAAAATATTGTGAGTGCAAGTAAGACAGCTTATTTTTGTGACAGATGAGTACATttgggaggacagagagaggagcctCCTACACAGGTCAGCCTGACACAAAGTGCTTGCTTAGCAGAGAAAAAGAATCTGAGGGAAAGTTAACTTTCTGCTGATTGCAGCGTGGAAACATGTACACTATCTTGAGCTTGACTCTCGAGTTTCACACAGAGCTAGCATCACAGTGTGTTATTGTGCCATTGCGCCAGCCGTCTGGAGCCATGTTCAAACATGTGCCATCACCATGAGTGTCTTTCttacataacaacaacaacaacaagcagccaAAATACCATCACCATCCATTTTGCAACACGCTCTGGTCCCAGTGGGATGGTCAGATGCTGGCCAAGGCTGCACCAAGCCAGGATATGTGTTATGTCTGTGGCTCAGAGTACAAATTAACAACACATGCAGTCCACATGTGGCAGGACACACCTTCCACACAGAAATGTCTATTTAAGGTTTAAACTGCCTATACCCATTAAAAtagttgtttattattatactttgtCCTATTGGTGCCTTCACATGAGCTCAAGGGAAGGCATCTTACCAATAGATGACATTGTACACATAACCAGATGCATCTTTATTTCATCACTCATGAATTGAATAGAACATAACACATACAAAAACTGTCACATTTTCAACAACTTACTGAATCGGGGAGGAACAAAACATGAAACCTGAATGTCACATACGCAATCGTTTCAAAAGTCCAACATACAGGACTCACAGCACCACTTTCACATTCTCATCTGCACTTTTCTAAAACGTTTGAAGGCAAACGTGTGCTTTTAATAAGTCGTCAAGTCATCGAGTACAGAAAGCGCACATACACAAATTCTGAGCGTGACATCAGATTACAAAGctatttttcagtgttgttaCCAATCATGTGATTGAATGAAACAAGGGCTGATCATAGGACAACATATAAAGAGGCTCTACTCAAAGGAACATTGCTACCCTGAAGGTTCACAAAACTGAACAATGAACAGGCTAGATACTTAATAAAACTCTTGACTGAACAGAAATAAACCCagaaaaaaatagtttgcaTGTCTGTAAATAGAAAGTAGAAAAGTCCTTTTAGATTTGGACGTGTGAAAACAGAGTAAGATTGAAGCAGTGTAGTTcggagagaaaggagaaacaTCCAAGAAGCAGCAGCCACATTGTTACAATCAGACAATCAACACTTCATCTATGTAATTCTGTCATCCAGGTCTCCAGGGTTGACGACTAGTGCCACCTGCCTTGTGTCTATCATTACTGCAGCCAGCAGATCTTAAGATCTATCGCTCAAGTTCCCGTCTTCTCTTTCGCTCTCGTCGTCTTCATCACCTCCTCCATTCATGGAGGCCTCTACCCTGGCCAGCAGCAGCGGCAGGTTTATGGCAAGGCCCGGTATCTCCTCGTCAGAGTCATCCTTTGGAGGATAGAAGCGCTTTGCCTTTGCCAAAAAATCATCAGCTATATCTAGATAAAGGAGACGATCCtgtggagagggaggaagaaactGGTTGGAGCATGGAAACTGTTGTCTTATTATGATAAGAACCTGAGTATTAAAGGGACAGTGATTCTATTGCACCACTGGGGTTGAATATGCCAAACTGGGCTGTGGACCTACAGTGGACCAATCCCCTTAAAATAGGTTTGAGGATGAGTGGGGGTTTCATTAACCATAAGCTCCAGATCAGGTATTAGTAAAGTGTTAGTATAAATTCTAAGTTAATGTCTGTGCAGCTCCCTCAAACCAGCCCCCGCTCTCACCAGGATGAACAGGTATCTCTCTGGTGGTggctctctgctgctgaagaTGGACGTTTCAGAGTGGAGCGTCTGAAGAAGGGCACGTGCTGTTGGGGCATTACGCATACGATCGAGTGAGGCACCTGCAGACACTGTCAGCAGGGAGTCTGCCTCTGCCATGAAacctggagaagaagaagacaaaccACTTCCGGTTACTCTGTACATACGGGTGACAGTGTTCTTTACGTCACATCTGTCCAGCCTCACCTAGGTTTTCCAAGACTGTCTTCCATTTGTCTCTGACTTCTCGGCGTGTGTCTCTCATGGCCTCAATGTCAACACTCAGACGGCGATAACCCTAAAAACGAGGAGGACAAGGAAGGAATTTTAAAGCTCTGTCAGCTGAGTGCTATTTCTCATCTACATTCTGCAATTTGACAATTTGATCACTGCGCTGCTGATCTACAGTTGATTTGAATAACTGTTCATAATGTATTTAATAGAGTTTATGACTTATCATTAtgatcttttctgtcttttgcaCTTATTTGACACTTTCACATCTTACATAATCACCATTATATATATATCCCTGTCCTGCTCTGTACCAGTTAGCAAACCCCCCCATATAAATATAGGAATAAATGATGTATATCTTCCCCTGTCACGTACCGTGGATCCCATGCGAGTCTTGTTCCTGGCCTGCAACAGGACGTAAAGGGCACGGTCGTCATCTCTCTCTGAGTGGCTAGGGTCACCTGGTTCACTCCACAAGTTGGTCTCCTCATCACGACGCTTCTGGACTTCACGATTGAAATACTCCAATGGATCCTCACTGCATGGTCAGTCAAGACACACCCGCATCAACAACAAGTAACACTAGTCGTATCAAAGTGGTATGTGGTGCTCTAATGTCTTCTTACGGTAACAGAGGCTGCTTCTCATCGTCGTCGTCTTCGTCACgagcgcagcagcagcagcagaactgcATACAGAACTTCTTCAAGGCTGAACCCATCCCTCAGTTGCAGTATTTCACTTTGAATTGGCAACTTTCTTGGTTCTTTAAGCAGTAGTACAATGGATTCCAGTGCTGAGTCAGGATGTGAATGCAGCTTGAAGAACTCCACAATGGTGCTGTCCCTGAAGATGCTCGTTATTTACAgcctattaaaaaaaaatgaagatttGGCAAAGTGAGAAAAATAAGCTGTCATTATATTTCTATAGTCCACTGGAATTATTAATCGTCTGGTTTCAATCTCTTCAATTTCTGGTAAACATGATCAGATAGAACAAAAAGTTGCTGATCTCCAAACTCTACCTAATTTTTAGCTTCCCATTTTTCTAGGAGCCCGCCGTGGCTCCACATCCAGTAGAGGTTTGTCCTCCAAATTATTGGCCAGAGCCTGTCTGGGTAGAGGAGCTCAGGCAAATGGCAGCCCAAGGACCAGCGCTTCTCCTGGAGGACAATGAGAGCAGTGAGAAACTTGCTCTCTCATCaattcaaaaacacatatttacacacCCATAGCCTCAGAAGACAGTCACAGCACAATCATGTGAGCTGCTCCATCTTTCGTCCTTGGCATTGTGTTTTGCCCGGAGGACAACATATCTCTGCCTCACAGTGGGCAGTAGGTCTGATTACACACTCTGTATTCAACCTGTACTGAAGGATTGTGAAAATACTTAATATACAGTTAAAGAAATTACCTAACAATGAAAGTGATGAATTTGGTTGCATGTATAGCACTTAATTTTCTAAAGAATTCCTATGAATTCATGTCCACAGATTATTATCAATAGATAGGATTGTGATTCAATGCAGGATAAAAATAACCAGAACATGGACGGTGCCTTGGCCTGCAGAAGCCAGCGTAATTAAAGCGTCACGCATAAAAACATAGGCTCAACTCACACAGTACTGTCATTCATAACATAAACACCCTGAGGATCCAAAGCTGGAAAATACACGGGTATTATAGGACTTTAATGATTCCATAAGAGGCATTCAGTTTCACTTAAGAGTGGTAAAAGGACATTATGTAGATTACCAATAGGATGTTAATACGATTTCTAGtacaaaacagaagacagatgAGGTTTATAATAATCAATGCAGCTCAAACAGTCAGGAATTCTGATATTTTATTAGAAGATACTGGTtaagacacaataaaaactaTTGGTCAGTTGTTATGGCTTTAAATTAACAAGTTTGATGAATGACATGATGAAtagcaaaaattaaaaaaaaattaaccaaAGGCTTCATATGTATACAGTCTATCACTGATGAAAGTATAAGCTTTGAATAGAACATAAATGCAAAGCAAAAGAGAAGGCTGATGTGATGTTACTGTGATCAAGGCACCGGGCTGAGATTATTTACTTTCAGTCGACATTCCTTCTGTACAGTGAGTAGCTAAAATTAGTGGTAACAAGTATTTCAGCTACATCCAAATAAACACGGACTTCATTAAGAGCAATAATTTCAGACTGTGATTGCAGCTTCTACAAATACCGCTAAATAACTTCCAACGTAAAATGCCTCAAGGCCGTGTGGCCATGTTGTGAGTGTAAGGTGACAAATGACTGCATCACAGTTACACCCATGAATATGCACCTTCAATGTATGAACGTATGCCTTATTTCATACGACTGATTAGTAAGAGTGGTCCACTGTCTTTGATTCACCTCAAACTGTTTTCAAGACATAAACAGTTCAAAATCATGATTGTTCTGAGGTACATCATAACACTGTTCTGCAAAGTTGATGAGGTGgaagtgacatttttaaacGCTCAAACAACATGATGCTTCATAATTTCAGAAATGACAGAACAACCTCATTCAAAGTCATATTTTGGGGCCTGAGGGAAACGCCAGTCAGTGAAAATCATTTCACTACAGTAATAAACTCTTGATGACAAAAATGAGTTCAGCTTTTGCTTAACCACAAGTGCACTTGAGGTTAATGGCACAAAACATAGCTTTAGCAAGTGTACAGTATCCTAATTTATGgtaatttttatgtttatttttcttaacaGAGCTTGATAATGCATTTTCAACACCAACTAGCAGCCTCCTGAGCTGGTTTGACCTCAAGGCCGATCCCAAagtgcaaaacaaaagcagtatttaaaaacacttattGATTAAATGTTGGCAAAGGATTTTTGCACCATGGAATAAAGGATGGTAACAAACTAAGAGGCGTTGTTTAATCAGTAGTGTCTCCCTCTAGTGGTGATCAGACAGCAGGTGACGTTTTGCTGTTACAGTGCAGTCAAAGAgaataaactgtgtgaaaacagctcTTATCCAATCGAATGTAAGTGTTTGTTGAAAATATGGCTGTCAGGCGAGGGTTTGCTTTAGGACAGGCACACCAGAGAAACATATTTAAGTCATttgaaacaaaataataaaaaagcagctATTTAGTGGTTAAGTGTGGAGTAAGATAAGGCTCAGAGAAACGGCCACTTCAGTCATGCCATCGTATCAGCTCCTCTGTAACATGTGAGACGCACTCCTGCACAGGGAAGATCACTTCCATCTTCATCCAAGTCTTCTCGTTTCTGTCCAGCTGGCCACAAAATGTCTTCAGGGAGCAGCTCTCGTTGCACAGGGAGGGACACAACTAAATAATTATAGGTCCACCCAAAACATATGTATGTGATCACATCTGAAACAACAGTGTAGAATTGAAGAATAAAGAGGACGATtgtctttcattcttttcagaaatgaatctctcctctctttgtgaATGCGTGGTCACGTGTCACACCTCCCATGCTTAGTGAAGtcttttcatttactgttgCACACCTCCCCAGCGTAGACAAGTGTAATAGGCGGTGCTCCTGTTTTAACTGTGGTGGTGGGAGCGGTGAGAGGGCCGCAGGTCAGTAATGCGTTGGCGTAAATGGGACATGAATTCGAACATGGTGGCAGCGAGACTCTGGTGGATGAGGTAGCGGGGCAGGCGACCCTgatgagacaaaaagagagTGGTTTTATTGTCTTCACTCATATGATTATTTTTTCTAACTCAATACATTcctattatttacattattcataTGCTAATAgtgtttatttatacatttatgttAATGGTTTCTAGGATAATTACCAACTGAACCACCCCCTATTTTCACCattctcattctgtttttctaCATCTCGTTACTATTTGCAGCTGCAACAACCCCTTCTCTAAATAAAGACAACGTCTGTCTGGTCCAGTGAACCAATAACTCGACGTTTCACCCTTCAGCTAAACAGCCCCAAATCAACTGTACCTGCTATGTGAGGCTTGACAGTTAGTAGACGCAGCTGTGATTTAGTGTGAGCAGCCCTTCACTATGCTTTACTCTGTAGGTTTGGTACACCTGATGTTTGCAAATTTGTAATTgagctgctttgctgctgtACATGGAGATTCCTGTTCCcattcactcacacatacacattagaTGACTAATGTCTATATCTTGTcttgaacataaaaaaaaaatgctacgGTAATGCTCGGAGCTCACCTTCAAGTCTGTGTTGAGAATCCAGATGAAGGTGCATACAGATGGGTTACAGCTGGATTTGAGGACTACAAATCCCCCTGGACCGTTCTCTCCTCTAACAAAGTAGAAGAGAGATTATagaaatgaaactaaaacagcatttttatcAAATCAATATGTAAAACTctaatttaacagtttaaagaCAAAGAGCGCAGCTAAAGTTAAGGTCTGACCTGACATAGCGTCCGCATGGAGGTTTGATGTCATGGTCAGTTGCCATGCCAGCAGACAGGTAGCAGTCTCGTTTCCGTTCCACTCGTCGAACATTAACAAAATCCCTAAAGGAAGAAAAGCCAAGTCAATCAGCTGACTGTATTCAGAGCTGTAGTGCATACAAGATAAGAGATGAAAGGAAGCTGATGTAGGAAATAGTCACATATTGAAGCCTGCTGTATGTTGTGCTGACGTACCTCGCAGACACAActccacctgctgctccagctgagACGTCATATGTTACCAGAGTGTTGTCGTCAATCCTCTGAAGGATCTGAAGAGAGAGGCAAAGTACTGTTCAGCACAGCACAACCAATAAAACTCGATCCcaaaggacaggaagacaaagtAAGAGGTTGTCTGAGTCGTCacctgacacacagaaacagttcgGTTCCACTGGACCATCTTCTCTGGCTGCAGAATAACCTCCTGATACACAAGCTCAGCTGGACACTGCATAAAGGCCTGAGCAAAACcaacacaataaaaatcaagtatgtcagcagctgaaaacaacTTGGACTGTGCAACAAAAAATATGTAGAAACTCCACATTTAGTATTTGCGTGTCTTTTTCCTCCACTTTAGTCAGAACTGAAATAAATCTAACTACGCTGGCTGGTCTGAGGCACAGTCTGTTCTCTGTTGTTCATATGATCTCCTGAGGCAGAGGTCAGGACTTTGAAATTCAAAAAGGCTACGTTTAGCCTGAAATGGACATTCAGAAcctatttttattgtgtttaatggagttatattttcttcttcatcttaaAAGGGTTAATTGTTCCACAATATAATGGACCGTTTCTAAAATTGATCTTGGGACAATAATTTGCACATACGTGTATACAAATAACGCGACTTGTGTAATACTGTGTGATTTACTATTTTCACTGTATTATTTGTATTCTAGTCACTATATCTGTAATTATACTCAACTCATCTATGTTTagataaaaacagagcaaagacaAGCTGTGTTTAATCATGTTCATTCCTcatgagaggaaggagaagaccGCTAACATGTAGGCAAATCATGAGTTAAATATTACTATAAAATGgctgtgcaaatgttttataaGGAAAGAAGGAGACATCAAAATAGGAATATAAATGTAACAGGCTCTTTACAAAACCTTAGAGCAACTTTAACTATGTGTACTGTAATTATCTATTTAAAGCAGCACCTTCTCTGTAGTTTTAGAACCACAAAAAACCCCACAGGTGTTTTAGTATGACAGAAGTACAGCAGCTATAAGTGTAAGATTTGGCATTTGGTGGGTTTATTATACAGAAAGATAAGTTTGTTTCTATTATTTGTGTTAAGGTgctgttttataaaaagaaatcaagaaaCTCCACTGGATTCAACAAATCACCAAATAAAGTTTATAGGTCAGCTGATCGATGGCACATGAACACCTCAGGCCATTGAAACGCAGCATAGatgtgtctaaaaataaaatgaatctgCTCCGACTGTAACCACACCTTGTTTATGTAATGGCTATAAAGCAATAAACCATTGGACAGCAGCGCTCGTCACACAGCCTGTAGTCATGGAGTTAAAAAGCAGGCTTCCTCTGTGAGACATACACAGAACAAAGGAACTCCTTTGTAACGAGCCTCCAGCTCCTCTGAAGTTACTGTGACAGCACTGGGGAGTCATTTTAATAtctgatttaatttaacacCCCATTAGTCTCAATTATTTGCCACTCTGCCCTCTAGAGGTTGttcaaatacataaatgcttATCAGCTACTGTTAATTCAGTTATGACCAAACGAATTGTGAAATCTGCACTCATATACAGTCTGATTATAACAGTTACAATAATGCAGTACAGGACAACATTAGCCTCATATATAAAGTGACAGTGAAGATTAATAACCATATGACATGTCTAACCATGATGAATAGCTACAGTGCAGTGAGCCTAGACATGATTCCGTTAGTAGGTCACTGCTGGAGTGTATGTTTTGATGAGATACAGCTTCACAATGAACACTCAAAGGACTGCTCTACCTTGAGAATGAAGGTTTTTCCATGGAAGGGAATCTCCAGGGTGTAGACCGAGTCTCCTATGTCCTGGCATAAAACAAAGAGTTGTTATCATGAttcttttgctttcatttcaaggaaaacaaaacataatactACGCAACAGTGAGtcactaaatgaaaaaaaggaaTTAGTGGAGATTATGGAGTTAACATCGCTGTATATCTTATAATGTCAGATACTGAAATAACTGGTTTAACTACAAATGAAACTATCCCAGCAGTGAACAAATGTCTCTAAGGCTGGATTAGGTTTTTCTACATTGCTAACATATCTGGCTTAACTGAAtttggacacaataaaatacataaaatacttCTATGTcttatgtgttttatatatgatttaaatgtgtgacatcttcacatcattttaatacagtttatatAGAATACAGTTAATACCAGGTGTAAATGCATGCAGAGTGAgattaaaatgtgacagaatCAGGTTATGACATTATGTAAAGAGCCATAGGTCACATATAGATCAGATATAAGTAAGCTAATTCATATCcttacattgtttttttcaaatttccAGTTGTCCTCCTGAGCTAGGATCTGCTCAACCACTGACATGGCCTCACGACCCTGCCTGACATACTCCTTCTCCTGGAATGAGAGGAATGAGGATGAAGAATCACAGTCGTTGTCAGGAGAACAAAAGCTAGTATAACAGCTGTAAAAACTGACGCAGTACCTGAGCAGTGACAGCTTTGCGCCCAAGGCCTTCCTCATCCAGATCCTCATCAGAGCCTGCAGACACAGTTTCAGGGTCAAAAGTCAATTTGGAGCTCAAATAGGGACAAACGCACTGAAGCAAACCGTACTGTAGGGTCATTTCATCAATACTCATCAATAAGCACAGGTCACCTGCGACAGATTCAGGTGGAGAGTAGAACTGTCCGTCTGAAACAGCACGGGGGTAGATCATGGGGGCACGTTCACAGGCTGCATTCACCATTGCTAGATAGGCTGTGGTCACAGAGGGGAAAACCGTTATAAAGAGGAAACACACGTTTGCGGGGTTGTGATCCAATTTTTCTGGTGCTCTGCCCCCACCTCTTTCTTCCTCAGCTTCCTGAGTGAGCACCTTGAAGTCGAGGAACCAGGTCTCTAACCAGGCCACCACAAACGATGTGATGGGCAGCACATAGCCAAAGGCATTTGTGGAGAGGAGCTGTGTACAGAGATGCAGGCTGGTGAGATTCTTGCTCTTaagaaatactgtacaatacTAACATAACTTAATACAAAGCAAGTTATTGGGATTAGAATTCAATAAAGAGGGCAGGGCTCTACattgacatttaaatatttcttgaAACTGGTGTCTGtaaatgaaatcaaaattaGAGGCAGTTATTAATTCAACTTAAATCAAGTGTTGAATTTgcttatttaatattttaaacaggcatctttattttctattaaactTATAAAGCTTAACTAATTATCAACAAATATTTCtaagataataaaacacttgATGGTTCACAGTTATCTTATCAGCTATAGATTGGcttcagaaacacaaaatctgccttttggagcGCCTCAGTCCGAGCTCAGGTCATAACTCAATAGAGAGGCTGTGGAACGACCTATAGAGAGCCGTTTACACCAGGCGCCCTATGATAATGGCCGAGCTGAAGCTAATGAATCTAATCTGCATATACAGGAAGCATccaaatgttcaaatgttgtttAGATATTGTGTTCACGAGAAATGGGTGACCACATGGACGGACAGAGCACCTAAAAAAACATACTGCTTCAGGCCCTGAATAGGTTTGATGTGGAGGTGTAAAAAAATCCAGAGGAGAACATAATTGCAAAGTGGTCAAACTGTATGGGCAGAAAAGCAGAAGTGAGAAAGCTGAAGTGGTTTAATCTAATATGACTGCACCACACACGCGCATGACAAGACGCATGCATGTCACACTCACATTAGACAGGATGACCTTCAGGACAAGGAAGACACTGGTAACTAGAGTGGTGATCTGTGGAGGAAGGAAGACGAAAATTTGTTTACCACCGAAAAAtataactttacagtatttgatCACATGAATGAGTTCACTTACCGCAATAACCCACCAATGCTTCAGCCGAAAAGCTGCGTAACCCACTTGTAGACACAGGAAACGAAACACTGCAAGAAGCTGTAACaaggaggaagaaacagaaaaagaaaacaacctcAGGCGTTTAATTTTCTCATGTATTGCATGAGAAAATGTTTCTCCACTTGATCAATAAATGCAGACATGTGACCATGTTTAACATGGTGAGTTACTTTAAATCAGACTGCTTATGTGCAACTGGTGTCTGAGTGAAAGCATGATGAGaattacacacaaatatactTCAATTAAAATCTTATTAATTACAATCAACCAAAGACTTGGATAGACAAACTTACCAAGATGTCAAAGAAGGAAGTCCTGTAGTTATAATGGACAACCTCTTTGTCTAAACTATCCCAGACTGTGCTGGAGCTCTGCAGAAGAACAAAGCACATCGGCATTAAACTGCTTCTTAACCATGACTGAAGGTGAAGACAACATAACGATTTTGTTGAACCTAACTTACATTCAGTTCAATAATCCAAAGAAGTGAGATGAAGAGCAGATCAAATgtcacaaaaagacaaaaggtgCGACGGACGTCAGAAATGGCCCTGCGCTCTGCAGGTGGTACCAGCAGGTACGGGGATGGGATGGACAGTGATGTAGAGTAGGAAGCGTTTAGGGAGGCGATGGCAGGGAGGCTGCCCCCGAGCTCCCCATAGTCTCCACCCGGCATTCCTGCAGTGACACAGGAAACTCCCCCAGCTACAAGGCAAATAAAGGTGTTATTTATAATCAGATTCACAAACTGTCCAATATTATAATCGCACCACATTTAAGCTGAAAGTCAGTCAGCAACATAATCACAGTTTGAATTCCAATACAAAGGCTGTCATTATATTTATACTCTGAAGATTAAGGCACACCGGAGTCAAATAAAAGTTCAGATGTTTATTTAAGATATTATTCAGCgacaatgaaaacaatcaaGTGATTTCATAAGTAAGCTATGTTGCCGGTGTTGACTCTAGATAAAGTTTCTTTCATCAGGGCAGCATCCAAACTAACAAAAGAATCTGGTGAATATGGCAAAAGTGACGAATACAGAAGAGGAGTTGTGCAAAAATGGTTTCGTTATGATGAAGCGCACATTATTTGACACCTCCTTCTGTGCGAGTTGGAAAACGGTTCGGAGCAGTAAAAGCAGCAGAGCTTCAATACTCTGTGTGTGATCTTATGACTTCCCTCACCTCACCACAGGCCATTTCATCGGGTTTGGGgctcagaaacacacatgatTCTTTTAGCTGTAATAGTTGTATGCAGTTTTACTGTGCAAAAATGCACTGTTAGATAGTTGTGGTCAAGATAAACTACTAGCAAGGTTAGGTTTTCAGCTTTTTAgtcttttgctttcatttcaaggaaaacaaaacataatactACGCAACACTAGTCTTTATTTATCCAGTAGTCTTGTGTGGGTGTTACAATTGAGctaatgtttctctgttgacTATGTGGTTATGAAACAACCAACTCTATGACATTGAAGCAAGTTGTACTACACTGAATACCTGCTATACTGTACAGACAAAAGATTTGTCCTGCAAAGTGTCTGAAGGAGTGCAGTAAAAAAGGAAGTGCCCCATGTCAATTACACTttactgtaattatgtttttgtttatttatgtatgtcgCATTTTTGGTAGAATACCTGTAGAAACAACAagagtttgtttttgcacaacAAGCACTGGGTCATTGTTGGCGTTTAGATAAGACATCTTTATATCTTTAAAGCACTGATTGAATTTAGTTTTAGCGATAGAGGTTTCAGACCGCATGACTCCCCCGACTtcagctaaaaacaaacaactgtctAATGGCGCTGAGGAAAGCTAGCGAGCTAAACTACCGCAGCCGgtgagtgtttttaaaaaagaacaaaggcATCCACAGGATTTCTGGTCAcactcacataaaaaaaacaactattgtAACGAAGAAGCTGCGAAATAGTCACTGCTGTTAGCTGCTCCTGTTAGCCTACAGTGGCTAACTTACCTTCGTTTCTCACTAAGTTCCTGTCATTACCCCGTcattaaaaaggaaatacacACATGTCACTTTATCTACGGGACGGAACACTATTAAACAAGAAAGCTAATGTAACATTACACTAACAGTAACTCCCCAAACCCCgtatttaaagcatttaactCACTTAATTTACCGCATCAACATCGCCTGACAAGTCTTCCGGGATGACTTTCAAAGACCAACCGCGTCAAGATGAATCACCGCCTCGCTTCATTACGTTGAAAATCACGTGACCACTATAATGGCGCATCTCAGCGCTTCTCTGAGCGAAACTCTTTATTTTGAACGTCTTTACGCGTCTGCTATAAAGTTGGTGGAACTGAAGGGTAATAGTGATTTTAATCTCCGTGTTTTTAGGTCAAAAAcgcaacaaaacattaacaagcCGAAATATTGTCAGACCTATAATATAGAACACTTAGTTTAAAAACAGGACAATTAGAAAATATGTTACCTTAGAGGATGAGAGGATACTCAACAGGCTTACTTACTTTGTCAATTACGTTGTGTCTGCTGTTCACATCTGACATTTGATACAATCAGTTAATCCTGgagttttgttttgaatgtaCAACCGGAAGTATTCCTATGCTACTGTGGCTAACTTCACAGCTTGGTCTGTTCAACCGGCCGATTCGGAGGACactaaacacaaataa of Anabas testudineus chromosome 8, fAnaTes1.2, whole genome shotgun sequence contains these proteins:
- the mreg gene encoding melanoregulin, encoding MGSALKKFCMQFCCCCCARDEDDDDEKQPLLPEDPLEYFNREVQKRRDEETNLWSEPGDPSHSERDDDRALYVLLQARNKTRMGSTGYRRLSVDIEAMRDTRREVRDKWKTVLENLGFMAEADSLLTVSAGASLDRMRNAPTARALLQTLHSETSIFSSREPPPERYLFILDRLLYLDIADDFLAKAKRFYPPKDDSDEEIPGLAINLPLLLARVEASMNGGGDEDDESEREDGNLSDRS
- the stard3 gene encoding stAR-related lipid transfer protein 3, whose product is MPGGDYGELGGSLPAIASLNASYSTSLSIPSPYLLVPPAERRAISDVRRTFCLFVTFDLLFISLLWIIELNSSSTVWDSLDKEVVHYNYRTSFFDILLLAVFRFLCLQVGYAAFRLKHWWVIAITTLVTSVFLVLKVILSNLLSTNAFGYVLPITSFVVAWLETWFLDFKVLTQEAEEERAYLAMVNAACERAPMIYPRAVSDGQFYSPPESVAGSDEDLDEEGLGRKAVTAQEKEYVRQGREAMSVVEQILAQEDNWKFEKNNDIGDSVYTLEIPFHGKTFILKAFMQCPAELVYQEVILQPEKMVQWNRTVSVCQILQRIDDNTLVTYDVSAGAAGGVVSARDFVNVRRVERKRDCYLSAGMATDHDIKPPCGRYVRGENGPGGFVVLKSSCNPSVCTFIWILNTDLKGRLPRYLIHQSLAATMFEFMSHLRQRITDLRPSHRSHHHS